The Candidatus Melainabacteria bacterium genome includes the window ATGCGAAAGACCGATCGCCAGCGCACTGAACGCAACCAGCAAACCGAGTCCCGACATTACAAGCTCAGGCCACGGCGGAGGATCGGCTGGTCCGTTATCGCGAGGACCATACAGAAATCTGGACATTTTTCGTCTCCTACTTGCGAGCCGCAGCGATAGCGTCCACGCCCTCGACATCGCAGGGCGGCAGATCGAAAAGCTTTTCGATATCGGGTGCGAGCAGCGTTTCGTGCTCGTCGATGGCATTGATGAGAACTTTCAAGTCGTCAACGCCATCCTCCACAATCGCAAACGCAGTCTTCTCACCTTCTGCAATAAGCGCCTTCACCTCATCGGCAATTTGTCGGCGGAACTCGTCGGAAACCAGTCCAGCTTTCTGCAATGAAGCGAGATTGAACTTGCCCAGGCTCGACATGCCGAGTTCGGTGACCATCTGAATGGCAAGATCAGTAGCCATTTTGACGTCCATCGAAATGCCGGAGTCTTCCTGACCGTTTCGCAGTTTGAATGTCGAAGCGGCACCACCCATGAGCACAGCAAGCCTGAGCTTCATGTGGTCTCGGGTGATCAGCGTCTCGAATTCCTCGGGATAAGCGACATGCCCACCTGATCTGCCGCGCGGCACCATGGTGAAACGCAGTGGTGCCCGCCTGGCCAGGCGCATGTAGACGAGAGCATGTCCAGCCTCGTGCACCTTAACGGTGTCAACCTCCATCGGCGTCAAAATCTGACGCTGACCGTCGCGACGCGCACCGAATGTCACTTTCAGCACAGCCTCGTCGAGAATCTCTTGCGTAACCAGGCTCAGTCCGGCACGCACAGTGAGAATCTTCGCCTCGTTGGCGATGTTCTCGACATGGGCACCAGATGCACCTGGACAAGCCTTGGCGGCGATGCGCAGGTTGAGCCCGGGAGCGCGAATGCTTTCGGGCAAGTAGAGACCGAGCAGAGCTTCGCGGTCCCGGCAATTGGGATTGAAGAACTCGATGTCGCGGTCGAAGCGACCAGGACGGATGGCAGCCGGGTCGAGGATGTCTTTGCGATTGGTGGCAGCAATCGTGAAGACACGGGGACGTTTGACGATGCCGTCCATCTCCTTGAGGAGCTGGTTGAGCGTCGCTTCCTGCTCGCCATTGCCCTGCGATGTACCGCGAGCACGCGCGATCGCGTCGAACTCGTCGATGAAGAGAATGGCACCACCGAAGACCTTCACGAGTTCGTCCAGGTCATCGAAAACCTGACGAACACGGCTGGCACCGACGCCGACAAACATCTCGGTGAACTCAGAACCGGCAATCTCGATCAC containing:
- a CDS encoding AAA family ATPase produces the protein MSDSSCAFAHSDCPTNLMRIGTLLYEISVPLSKLSNISTVNQGNSAMADSPENKHPPFSDLDSWKRIGNTVAFLLGSVFFLLWLCNGPMRPDPTRVLHGRTWVHVPPSTVEHLSPFAEWFLHTGCLIIGVALLGIAFINQVRRRKREEALESAAREERSARRVGDRLATSAIKNLGGRRKTGEKQDAVEIEVKGKKVKLPAMRCDTGTLILPNDHRFAGLTFDKVIGQSEAKFEIQEFLDFLKQPEKYEALKARTPRGVLMHGAHGVGKTLLARTLASLCGLPVIEIAGSEFTEMFVGVGASRVRQVFDDLDELVKVFGGAILFIDEFDAIARARGTSQGNGEQEATLNQLLKEMDGIVKRPRVFTIAATNRKDILDPAAIRPGRFDRDIEFFNPNCRDREALLGLYLPESIRAPGLNLRIAAKACPGASGAHVENIANEAKILTVRAGLSLVTQEILDEAVLKVTFGARRDGQRQILTPMEVDTVKVHEAGHALVYMRLARRAPLRFTMVPRGRSGGHVAYPEEFETLITRDHMKLRLAVLMGGAASTFKLRNGQEDSGISMDVKMATDLAIQMVTELGMSSLGKFNLASLQKAGLVSDEFRRQIADEVKALIAEGEKTAFAIVEDGVDDLKVLINAIDEHETLLAPDIEKLFDLPPCDVEGVDAIAAARK